In a genomic window of Wyeomyia smithii strain HCP4-BCI-WySm-NY-G18 chromosome 1, ASM2978416v1, whole genome shotgun sequence:
- the LOC129717036 gene encoding uncharacterized protein LOC129717036, producing MSNAAVKRGEREQAIKLAMIAIKFGKSLRAAAGEYGIPRTTLLRHKRLYAGLMVQADALHPTISMEDVQICKHGRPPVLPEEPERAFEKYCLLCSDKFFGLTSRDIRLLAHNSRTSWGFRFPRIGLRTQRQALFGFGTFCAEGRTYRCFSNFVKQRPPESTSIARVSAFNPTNVSKIFDLLRTVAENITFEPNSIWNLDETGLTTVQKSQRVVSRRGVKRVGRVTSADRGPLVTMVLAVSATGNKMPPFFVFPRKRFHPHFLDGGPTGCAGAVSNTGWKNGDIYLDVLRHFKAFTRVYKENPLLLIVDNHESHRSLPAIEICRDNGIHLLTKPPHCSHRLQPMDVSVFSPFKHSMNVLCDECTYRHPGKPMSIFNLPAIIDSALEQSATERNIKAGLRASVIWPLNPDMFTGLDYAPSSVTGPSLVDEIIPGSLLDTLSRIRPIPRAPPRATGRRGRKLGRAAILTDPAEIALMEQKTSEWSSPIY from the exons ATGAGTAACGCGGCAGTGAAACGTGGTGAACGGGAGCAGGCCATCAAGTTGGCGATGATTGCCATTAAGTTTGGCAAGTCGCTGCGGGCAGCTGCTGGAGAGTATGGCATACCCCGTACCACCTTGCTTCGCCACAAGCGGTTATATGCTGGCCTGATGGTGCAAGCGGACGCGCTACATCCTACGATATCGATGGaggatgtgcaaatttgtaagCACGGAAGACCACCGGTGCTCCCCGAGGAACCAGAACGGGCATTCGAAAAGTACTGCTTGCTATGCTCGGACAAGTTCTTCGGTCTAACATCCAGAGACATTCGATTGCTTGCACACAATTCAAGAACCAGCTGGGGATTCCGGTTCCCGAGAATTGGATTGCGAACGCAAAGGCAGGCCCTGTTTGGTTTTGGAACTTTCTGCGCCGAAGGCCGAACCTATCGATGc tttagcaatttcgtcaaacaaCGTCCACCCGAGTCGACCAGCATAGCCAGAGTCTCTGCTTTTAATCCCACAAATGTGAGCAAGATTTTCGATCTTCTACGCACAGTAGCCGAGAATATAACGTTCGAACCAAATTCCATCTGGAATCTGGACGAGACTGGATTGACAACAGTTCAGAAATCTCAACGAGTTGTCAGTCGCCGTGGAGTCAAACGTGTTGGTCGAGTAACTTCGGCCGATCGGGGCCCGTTGGTTACGATGGTACTTGCGGTTTCCGCCACTGGCAATAAAATGccaccatttttcgtttttcctcgAAAACGTTTCCATCCACACTTTCTGGATGGTGGTCCAACGGGTTGCGCTGGAGCGGTGAGCAATACAGGGTGGAAGAATGGAGATATTTATCTGGATGTTCTCCGCCACTTTAAAGCATTTACACGAGTGTACAAAGAAAACCCGCTTTTGTTGATTGTGGACAACCACGAATCACACAGAAGTTTACCTGCAATCGAAATTTGCAGGGATAATGGCATCCACCTACTTACAAAACCACCCCATTGCTCTCATCGCTTACAACCCATGGACGTGAGTGTGTTTTCACCGTTCAAGCACTCAATGAATGTGCTGTGCGACGAATGTACATACAGGCATCCCGGAAAGCCGATGTCTATTTTTAACCTTCCGGCTATCATCGACAGCGCTCTCGAACAGAGTGCCACGGAGCGAAACATCAAGGCCGGGCTCCGGGCATCAGTTATTTGGCCCCTCAACCCGGATATGTTCACTGGCCTGGATTACGCTCCATCATCAGTGACAGGACCTTCCTTGGTTGACGAAATAATACCGGGCTCACTACTAGACACTCTTAGCAGAATCAGACCAATCCCGCGGGCACCACCGCGTGCTACAGGCAGACGAGGACGAAAACTTGGACGAGCTGCTATACTGACGGACCCCGCTGAAATCGCTCTGAtg GAACAAAAAACAAGCGAATGGAGTAGCCCGATCTACTAA